A single region of the Microbulbifer sp. MKSA007 genome encodes:
- the aceF gene encoding dihydrolipoyllysine-residue acetyltransferase produces MAKQVIKVPDLGGADQVDVIEISVAVGDTVAQEDSLIVVEGDKASMDVPAPVAGKILSISVKEGDKVSEGDVIGEIETDVAEAPAEEPAAAPAKQEAAPVVEPVAEAPVAAASGEPKEETIQIPDLGGADAVDVIEISVQPGDVVEEGDSLIVVEGDKASMDVPSPSAGTVVSIAVKEGDKVSTGDTLGVLKVVAAGAAEPATPAAVPAATAPVESAQQQAPASVEPPAVPQKDYQLERNLTAAAQVYAGPAVRKLARELGVTLNKVKPTGPRNRVSKDDLHNYIREQVKKAESGAVGVGGGIGIAKMPDIDFSQFGPVNVEPMSKIHKITAANMSRNWLNVPHVTQFDDADITELETFRKSMKAEAEKRGVKLTPVPFLLKAVAAALRAEPSFNVSLHNDGEHIVRKDYVHVGMAVDTPKGLMVPVIRDVDKKGLYELAAEATEMALKARDGKLKPNEMQGACFTISSLGAIGGTGFTPIVNSPEVGILGVSKLAMKPVWNGKDFEPRQMLPLALSYDHRAVNGGDAGRFMTYLVSVLADVRRLLL; encoded by the coding sequence ATGGCAAAACAAGTCATTAAAGTGCCTGATCTCGGTGGTGCCGATCAGGTGGATGTGATTGAAATTTCTGTTGCTGTCGGCGATACCGTCGCGCAAGAGGACTCACTGATTGTGGTGGAGGGCGATAAAGCCTCCATGGATGTGCCAGCCCCAGTGGCTGGCAAAATCCTCAGCATTAGCGTGAAGGAGGGCGATAAGGTCTCTGAAGGCGACGTGATTGGGGAAATCGAAACCGATGTGGCGGAAGCGCCGGCAGAGGAGCCCGCTGCGGCCCCCGCCAAGCAAGAAGCTGCACCTGTCGTGGAGCCTGTGGCTGAAGCCCCTGTGGCAGCGGCGAGCGGCGAGCCGAAAGAGGAAACGATCCAGATCCCGGATCTGGGCGGTGCTGATGCGGTTGATGTGATCGAGATCAGTGTACAGCCCGGTGATGTGGTTGAAGAGGGGGACTCCCTGATTGTAGTGGAAGGCGATAAAGCCTCTATGGATGTGCCTTCCCCCAGCGCCGGTACCGTGGTTTCTATCGCCGTTAAAGAAGGCGACAAGGTTTCCACGGGTGACACCCTGGGCGTGTTGAAAGTGGTTGCTGCAGGCGCCGCCGAGCCCGCTACTCCAGCTGCAGTCCCTGCTGCGACAGCGCCTGTCGAGAGCGCGCAGCAGCAGGCACCTGCTTCTGTTGAGCCCCCGGCAGTGCCGCAGAAAGACTATCAGTTGGAGCGCAACCTCACCGCAGCAGCCCAGGTTTACGCCGGCCCCGCCGTGCGCAAACTGGCCCGCGAGTTGGGCGTTACCTTGAATAAGGTGAAGCCCACCGGTCCGCGCAACCGGGTCTCCAAGGACGATCTGCATAATTACATCCGCGAGCAGGTGAAGAAAGCTGAGAGCGGCGCGGTTGGTGTCGGCGGTGGAATCGGTATCGCCAAGATGCCGGATATCGACTTCAGCCAGTTTGGCCCGGTGAATGTGGAGCCGATGAGCAAGATCCACAAGATTACCGCAGCCAACATGTCGCGCAACTGGCTCAACGTGCCTCACGTCACCCAGTTTGACGATGCGGATATCACAGAGCTGGAAACCTTCCGCAAGTCCATGAAGGCCGAGGCGGAGAAGCGCGGAGTGAAGCTCACCCCAGTGCCTTTCCTGCTGAAAGCGGTAGCCGCAGCCCTGCGTGCAGAGCCGAGCTTTAATGTGTCCCTGCACAACGATGGCGAGCACATTGTGCGCAAGGACTATGTGCATGTGGGTATGGCAGTAGATACTCCAAAAGGCTTAATGGTGCCGGTTATCCGCGATGTGGATAAGAAAGGCCTGTACGAGCTGGCGGCAGAGGCCACTGAAATGGCCCTGAAAGCCCGCGATGGCAAGCTGAAGCCCAACGAGATGCAGGGTGCCTGCTTTACCATTTCCAGTTTGGGGGCTATCGGCGGCACCGGATTCACCCCGATCGTCAATTCTCCGGAAGTTGGTATCCTCGGTGTTTCCAAGCTGGCGATGAAGCCGGTGTGGAACGGTAAGGACTTTGAGCCTAGGCAGATGTTGCCCTTGGCGCTCTCCTACGATCACCGCGCGGTAAATGGCGGAGATGCCGGACGCTTTATGACTTACTTGGTCAGCGTGCTGGCGGATGTGCGCAGACTGTTGCTGTAA